The following coding sequences lie in one Musa acuminata AAA Group cultivar baxijiao chromosome BXJ3-1, Cavendish_Baxijiao_AAA, whole genome shotgun sequence genomic window:
- the LOC135582206 gene encoding uncharacterized protein LOC135582206 isoform X1, protein MAKRLLLHLDSSIRSMRKQDSYLQIVSGVLNRCLSQHSEEEESEKVRNTNLSKAETLPHIKDAQHDEPGSYDSGRDSSDDDDGWKRKLEVAWLSKALDPALQLYKWASSAAGSNEKQSTPFGTRSFSEILMSIQRSKVGIQDWSLSDLTVGLYLIYLSQASSKKIEEFKGVQIFSDAIVQELIYYLELAKGSYKDNATALARHSMLRERNIVKFIKNSSLLRPGYYIGIDTRNKQVIFGIRGTHNVYDLITDIVSSSNQEVSFEGFSTHFGTAEAARWYLHHELGTVRKLLGKHKDYKLRLVGHSLGGASAALLAIMLRKQAADKLGFDPDIVSAVGFGTPPCVSKELAESCASYVTTVVLQDDIIPRLSIVSLTRLRNEILEADWMSVLGKEDWKGIVDLVTNAKQVVSSVQDVARKVTDFAKLRSTSNSSEAIQGKDSVASMKFNTDARAIVEQQEALPEELFVPGTIYYLKRNVDDIDGCKKSESYSLWERHPDQNFRRIMISGNLISDHRCDSHYFALRDVLKSLPISSD, encoded by the exons ATGGCGAAGCGGCTGCTCCTTCACCTTG ATTCTAGCATACGCTCTATGAGAAAACAGGATTCGTACCTGCAAATTGTATCCGGTGTTCTAAACCGATGCCTTTCGCAACACTCCGAAGAGGAGGAATCGGAGAAAGTGCGGAATACTAACTTAAGTAAGGCTGAAACTTTACCGCATATTAAAGATGCCCAGCATGACGAGCCTGGTAGCTATGATAGTGGTAGAGATagttctgatgatgatgatggatggaAGCGGAAACTTGAAGTTGCTTGGCTCTCCAAAGCTCTTGATCCAGCGTTGCAGTTGTATAAGTGGGCATCTTCTGCAG CAGGTAGCAACGAGAAGCAGAGTACACCCTTTGGCACTAGGTCTTTCAGTGAGATTCTTATGAGTATTCAGCGAAGTAAAGTTGGCATTCAGGACTGGAGCCTCAGCGACTTAACAGTTGGTCTTTATCTTATTTACCTCAGCCAAGCTTCGTCTAAGAAGATTGAGGAGTTCAAGGGTGTTCAGATCTTTTCAGATGCTATA GTTCAAGAGCTTATCTATTATCTTGAGCTAGCAAAGGGTTCTTATAAAGACAATGCTACTGCTCTTGCACGGCATAGCATGCTTCGAGAGAGGAACATTGTGAAGTTCATTAAAAATTCAAGTCTACTGAGGCCTGGTTACTACATTGGAATCGACACACGCAACAAACAGGTTATTTTTGGGATTCGTGGAACTCATAATGTCTATGACCTTATTACTGATATAGTTTCTTCAAGCAATCAAGAAGTGTCATTTGAAGGTTTCTCCACCCACTTTGGAACAGCTGAAGCTGCTCGTTGGTATCTTCATCATGAGTTAGGCACTGTTCGAAAACTGCTGGGAAAGCACAAG GATTATAAGTTAAGGCTGGTTGGGCATTCCCTTGGTGGTGCATCAGCTGCTTTACTTGCAATAATGTTGCGGAAACAAGCAGCGGACAAGTTGGGATTTGATCCTGACATAGTATCTGCTGTTGGATTTGGAACTCCACCTTGTGTCTCAAAAGAACTGGCTGAAAGCTGTGCCAGCTATGTTACTACAGTTGTGTTACAG GATGATATAATTCCTAGGTTGAGTATAGTTTCATTGACAAGATTGCGAAATGAAATTCTGGAAGCCGATTG GATGAGCGTCCTAGGGAAGGAAGACTGGAAGGGGATTGTAGACTTGGTTACAAATGCTAAACAAGTTGTCTCTTCAGTGCAAGATGTGGCTAGGAAAGTTACTGATTTTGCTAAGCTTAGGAGCACATCAAATTCTTCTG AAGCAATCCAAGGAAAAGATTCTGTTGCTTCAATGAAGTTCAACACAGATGCCCGAGCAATTGTTGAACAACAGGAAGCTCTTCCAGAGGAGCTCTTTGTACCAGGAACCATTTATTACCTCAAGCGtaatgttgatgatattgatggctGCAAGAAAAGTGAATCATATTCACTTTGGGAGAGGCATCCAGATCAAAATTTCCGTAGGATAATGATTTCTGGCAATTTGATCTCTGACCATAGATGCGATAGCCATTATTTCGCCCTAAGGGACGTGCTCAAAAGCCTGCCAATCTCTAGTGATTGA
- the LOC135582206 gene encoding uncharacterized protein LOC135582206 isoform X2: MAKRLLLHLDSSIRSMRKQDSYLQIVSGVLNRCLSQHSEEEESEKVRNTNLSKAETLPHIKDAQHDEPGSYDSGRDSSDDDDGWKRKLEVAWLSKALDPALQLYKWASSAGSNEKQSTPFGTRSFSEILMSIQRSKVGIQDWSLSDLTVGLYLIYLSQASSKKIEEFKGVQIFSDAIVQELIYYLELAKGSYKDNATALARHSMLRERNIVKFIKNSSLLRPGYYIGIDTRNKQVIFGIRGTHNVYDLITDIVSSSNQEVSFEGFSTHFGTAEAARWYLHHELGTVRKLLGKHKDYKLRLVGHSLGGASAALLAIMLRKQAADKLGFDPDIVSAVGFGTPPCVSKELAESCASYVTTVVLQDDIIPRLSIVSLTRLRNEILEADWMSVLGKEDWKGIVDLVTNAKQVVSSVQDVARKVTDFAKLRSTSNSSEAIQGKDSVASMKFNTDARAIVEQQEALPEELFVPGTIYYLKRNVDDIDGCKKSESYSLWERHPDQNFRRIMISGNLISDHRCDSHYFALRDVLKSLPISSD; encoded by the exons ATGGCGAAGCGGCTGCTCCTTCACCTTG ATTCTAGCATACGCTCTATGAGAAAACAGGATTCGTACCTGCAAATTGTATCCGGTGTTCTAAACCGATGCCTTTCGCAACACTCCGAAGAGGAGGAATCGGAGAAAGTGCGGAATACTAACTTAAGTAAGGCTGAAACTTTACCGCATATTAAAGATGCCCAGCATGACGAGCCTGGTAGCTATGATAGTGGTAGAGATagttctgatgatgatgatggatggaAGCGGAAACTTGAAGTTGCTTGGCTCTCCAAAGCTCTTGATCCAGCGTTGCAGTTGTATAAGTGGGCATCTTCTGCAG GTAGCAACGAGAAGCAGAGTACACCCTTTGGCACTAGGTCTTTCAGTGAGATTCTTATGAGTATTCAGCGAAGTAAAGTTGGCATTCAGGACTGGAGCCTCAGCGACTTAACAGTTGGTCTTTATCTTATTTACCTCAGCCAAGCTTCGTCTAAGAAGATTGAGGAGTTCAAGGGTGTTCAGATCTTTTCAGATGCTATA GTTCAAGAGCTTATCTATTATCTTGAGCTAGCAAAGGGTTCTTATAAAGACAATGCTACTGCTCTTGCACGGCATAGCATGCTTCGAGAGAGGAACATTGTGAAGTTCATTAAAAATTCAAGTCTACTGAGGCCTGGTTACTACATTGGAATCGACACACGCAACAAACAGGTTATTTTTGGGATTCGTGGAACTCATAATGTCTATGACCTTATTACTGATATAGTTTCTTCAAGCAATCAAGAAGTGTCATTTGAAGGTTTCTCCACCCACTTTGGAACAGCTGAAGCTGCTCGTTGGTATCTTCATCATGAGTTAGGCACTGTTCGAAAACTGCTGGGAAAGCACAAG GATTATAAGTTAAGGCTGGTTGGGCATTCCCTTGGTGGTGCATCAGCTGCTTTACTTGCAATAATGTTGCGGAAACAAGCAGCGGACAAGTTGGGATTTGATCCTGACATAGTATCTGCTGTTGGATTTGGAACTCCACCTTGTGTCTCAAAAGAACTGGCTGAAAGCTGTGCCAGCTATGTTACTACAGTTGTGTTACAG GATGATATAATTCCTAGGTTGAGTATAGTTTCATTGACAAGATTGCGAAATGAAATTCTGGAAGCCGATTG GATGAGCGTCCTAGGGAAGGAAGACTGGAAGGGGATTGTAGACTTGGTTACAAATGCTAAACAAGTTGTCTCTTCAGTGCAAGATGTGGCTAGGAAAGTTACTGATTTTGCTAAGCTTAGGAGCACATCAAATTCTTCTG AAGCAATCCAAGGAAAAGATTCTGTTGCTTCAATGAAGTTCAACACAGATGCCCGAGCAATTGTTGAACAACAGGAAGCTCTTCCAGAGGAGCTCTTTGTACCAGGAACCATTTATTACCTCAAGCGtaatgttgatgatattgatggctGCAAGAAAAGTGAATCATATTCACTTTGGGAGAGGCATCCAGATCAAAATTTCCGTAGGATAATGATTTCTGGCAATTTGATCTCTGACCATAGATGCGATAGCCATTATTTCGCCCTAAGGGACGTGCTCAAAAGCCTGCCAATCTCTAGTGATTGA
- the LOC135582206 gene encoding uncharacterized protein LOC135582206 isoform X3, translating into MAKRLLLHLDSSIRSMRKQDSYLQIVSGVLNRCLSQHSEEEESEKVRNTNLSKAETLPHIKDAQHDEPGSYDSGRDSSDDDDGWKRKLEVAWLSKALDPALQLYKWASSAAGSNEKQSTPFGTRSFSEILMSIQRSKVGIQDWSLSDLTVGLYLIYLSQASSKKIEEFKGVQIFSDAIVQELIYYLELAKGSYKDNATALARHSMLRERNIVKFIKNSSLLRPGYYIGIDTRNKQVIFGIRGTHNVYDLITDIVSSSNQEVSFEGFSTHFGTAEAARWYLHHELGTVRKLLGKHKDYKLRLVGHSLGGASAALLAIMLRKQAADKLGFDPDIVSAVGFGTPPCVSKELAESCASYVTTVVLQDDIIPRLSIVSLTRLRNEILEADWMSVLGKEDWKGIVDLVTNAKQVVSSVQDVARKVTDFAKLRSTSNSSAIQGKDSVASMKFNTDARAIVEQQEALPEELFVPGTIYYLKRNVDDIDGCKKSESYSLWERHPDQNFRRIMISGNLISDHRCDSHYFALRDVLKSLPISSD; encoded by the exons ATGGCGAAGCGGCTGCTCCTTCACCTTG ATTCTAGCATACGCTCTATGAGAAAACAGGATTCGTACCTGCAAATTGTATCCGGTGTTCTAAACCGATGCCTTTCGCAACACTCCGAAGAGGAGGAATCGGAGAAAGTGCGGAATACTAACTTAAGTAAGGCTGAAACTTTACCGCATATTAAAGATGCCCAGCATGACGAGCCTGGTAGCTATGATAGTGGTAGAGATagttctgatgatgatgatggatggaAGCGGAAACTTGAAGTTGCTTGGCTCTCCAAAGCTCTTGATCCAGCGTTGCAGTTGTATAAGTGGGCATCTTCTGCAG CAGGTAGCAACGAGAAGCAGAGTACACCCTTTGGCACTAGGTCTTTCAGTGAGATTCTTATGAGTATTCAGCGAAGTAAAGTTGGCATTCAGGACTGGAGCCTCAGCGACTTAACAGTTGGTCTTTATCTTATTTACCTCAGCCAAGCTTCGTCTAAGAAGATTGAGGAGTTCAAGGGTGTTCAGATCTTTTCAGATGCTATA GTTCAAGAGCTTATCTATTATCTTGAGCTAGCAAAGGGTTCTTATAAAGACAATGCTACTGCTCTTGCACGGCATAGCATGCTTCGAGAGAGGAACATTGTGAAGTTCATTAAAAATTCAAGTCTACTGAGGCCTGGTTACTACATTGGAATCGACACACGCAACAAACAGGTTATTTTTGGGATTCGTGGAACTCATAATGTCTATGACCTTATTACTGATATAGTTTCTTCAAGCAATCAAGAAGTGTCATTTGAAGGTTTCTCCACCCACTTTGGAACAGCTGAAGCTGCTCGTTGGTATCTTCATCATGAGTTAGGCACTGTTCGAAAACTGCTGGGAAAGCACAAG GATTATAAGTTAAGGCTGGTTGGGCATTCCCTTGGTGGTGCATCAGCTGCTTTACTTGCAATAATGTTGCGGAAACAAGCAGCGGACAAGTTGGGATTTGATCCTGACATAGTATCTGCTGTTGGATTTGGAACTCCACCTTGTGTCTCAAAAGAACTGGCTGAAAGCTGTGCCAGCTATGTTACTACAGTTGTGTTACAG GATGATATAATTCCTAGGTTGAGTATAGTTTCATTGACAAGATTGCGAAATGAAATTCTGGAAGCCGATTG GATGAGCGTCCTAGGGAAGGAAGACTGGAAGGGGATTGTAGACTTGGTTACAAATGCTAAACAAGTTGTCTCTTCAGTGCAAGATGTGGCTAGGAAAGTTACTGATTTTGCTAAGCTTAGGAGCACATCAAATTCTTCTG CAATCCAAGGAAAAGATTCTGTTGCTTCAATGAAGTTCAACACAGATGCCCGAGCAATTGTTGAACAACAGGAAGCTCTTCCAGAGGAGCTCTTTGTACCAGGAACCATTTATTACCTCAAGCGtaatgttgatgatattgatggctGCAAGAAAAGTGAATCATATTCACTTTGGGAGAGGCATCCAGATCAAAATTTCCGTAGGATAATGATTTCTGGCAATTTGATCTCTGACCATAGATGCGATAGCCATTATTTCGCCCTAAGGGACGTGCTCAAAAGCCTGCCAATCTCTAGTGATTGA
- the LOC135582206 gene encoding uncharacterized protein LOC135582206 isoform X4 — protein sequence MRKQDSYLQIVSGVLNRCLSQHSEEEESEKVRNTNLSKAETLPHIKDAQHDEPGSYDSGRDSSDDDDGWKRKLEVAWLSKALDPALQLYKWASSAAGSNEKQSTPFGTRSFSEILMSIQRSKVGIQDWSLSDLTVGLYLIYLSQASSKKIEEFKGVQIFSDAIVQELIYYLELAKGSYKDNATALARHSMLRERNIVKFIKNSSLLRPGYYIGIDTRNKQVIFGIRGTHNVYDLITDIVSSSNQEVSFEGFSTHFGTAEAARWYLHHELGTVRKLLGKHKDYKLRLVGHSLGGASAALLAIMLRKQAADKLGFDPDIVSAVGFGTPPCVSKELAESCASYVTTVVLQDDIIPRLSIVSLTRLRNEILEADWMSVLGKEDWKGIVDLVTNAKQVVSSVQDVARKVTDFAKLRSTSNSSEAIQGKDSVASMKFNTDARAIVEQQEALPEELFVPGTIYYLKRNVDDIDGCKKSESYSLWERHPDQNFRRIMISGNLISDHRCDSHYFALRDVLKSLPISSD from the exons ATGAGAAAACAGGATTCGTACCTGCAAATTGTATCCGGTGTTCTAAACCGATGCCTTTCGCAACACTCCGAAGAGGAGGAATCGGAGAAAGTGCGGAATACTAACTTAAGTAAGGCTGAAACTTTACCGCATATTAAAGATGCCCAGCATGACGAGCCTGGTAGCTATGATAGTGGTAGAGATagttctgatgatgatgatggatggaAGCGGAAACTTGAAGTTGCTTGGCTCTCCAAAGCTCTTGATCCAGCGTTGCAGTTGTATAAGTGGGCATCTTCTGCAG CAGGTAGCAACGAGAAGCAGAGTACACCCTTTGGCACTAGGTCTTTCAGTGAGATTCTTATGAGTATTCAGCGAAGTAAAGTTGGCATTCAGGACTGGAGCCTCAGCGACTTAACAGTTGGTCTTTATCTTATTTACCTCAGCCAAGCTTCGTCTAAGAAGATTGAGGAGTTCAAGGGTGTTCAGATCTTTTCAGATGCTATA GTTCAAGAGCTTATCTATTATCTTGAGCTAGCAAAGGGTTCTTATAAAGACAATGCTACTGCTCTTGCACGGCATAGCATGCTTCGAGAGAGGAACATTGTGAAGTTCATTAAAAATTCAAGTCTACTGAGGCCTGGTTACTACATTGGAATCGACACACGCAACAAACAGGTTATTTTTGGGATTCGTGGAACTCATAATGTCTATGACCTTATTACTGATATAGTTTCTTCAAGCAATCAAGAAGTGTCATTTGAAGGTTTCTCCACCCACTTTGGAACAGCTGAAGCTGCTCGTTGGTATCTTCATCATGAGTTAGGCACTGTTCGAAAACTGCTGGGAAAGCACAAG GATTATAAGTTAAGGCTGGTTGGGCATTCCCTTGGTGGTGCATCAGCTGCTTTACTTGCAATAATGTTGCGGAAACAAGCAGCGGACAAGTTGGGATTTGATCCTGACATAGTATCTGCTGTTGGATTTGGAACTCCACCTTGTGTCTCAAAAGAACTGGCTGAAAGCTGTGCCAGCTATGTTACTACAGTTGTGTTACAG GATGATATAATTCCTAGGTTGAGTATAGTTTCATTGACAAGATTGCGAAATGAAATTCTGGAAGCCGATTG GATGAGCGTCCTAGGGAAGGAAGACTGGAAGGGGATTGTAGACTTGGTTACAAATGCTAAACAAGTTGTCTCTTCAGTGCAAGATGTGGCTAGGAAAGTTACTGATTTTGCTAAGCTTAGGAGCACATCAAATTCTTCTG AAGCAATCCAAGGAAAAGATTCTGTTGCTTCAATGAAGTTCAACACAGATGCCCGAGCAATTGTTGAACAACAGGAAGCTCTTCCAGAGGAGCTCTTTGTACCAGGAACCATTTATTACCTCAAGCGtaatgttgatgatattgatggctGCAAGAAAAGTGAATCATATTCACTTTGGGAGAGGCATCCAGATCAAAATTTCCGTAGGATAATGATTTCTGGCAATTTGATCTCTGACCATAGATGCGATAGCCATTATTTCGCCCTAAGGGACGTGCTCAAAAGCCTGCCAATCTCTAGTGATTGA
- the LOC103980162 gene encoding LOB domain-containing protein CRL1, with translation MTGFGSPCGACKFLRRKCVRGCVFAPYFCHEQGAAHFAAIHKVFGASNASKLLLQLPVSDRPEAALTISYEAQARLQDPVYGCVSHIFALQQQILTLEAQLASLKAQTARGFGNEDEFSEKLPRHRQGDSFLRPLGSDAATNPQLMPYPDDAVLSSQQCHHHHSSYMTDDGSSCAMASSLDVQDNAWRPACHDMEELLQSVAFGHLNCA, from the exons ATGACAGGGTTCGGCTCTCCCTGCGGCGCCTGCAAGTTCCTGAGGAGGAAGTGCGTGAGAGGGTGCGTGTTCGCCCCCTACTTCTGCCATGAACAAGGAGCCGCGCACTTCGCCGCCATCCACAAGGTGTTCGGGGCGAGCAACGCGTCCAAGCTGCTCCTGCAGTTGCCGGTCTCCGACCGGCCCGAGGCGGCGCTCACCATCTCCTACGAGGCCCAAGCCCGGCTGCAGGACCCCGTCTACGGTTGCGTCTCCCACATCTTCGCTCTCCAGCAACAG ATTCTGACTCTGGAAGCACAGTTAGCTTCTTTGAAGGCTCAAACTGCCCGAGGCTTCGGCAACGAAGACGAGTTCAGTGAGAAACTCCCACGTCACCGACAAGGGGATAGCTTTCTTCGACCTTTGGGATCAGACGCCGCCACGAATCCCCAACTCATGCCGTACCCCGACGACGCGGTTCTGTCTTCTCAACAGTGTCACCATCACCACTCCTCGTACATGACCGACGACGGCTCCTCCTGCGCCATGGCCAGCTCGCTCGACGTGCAGGATAACGCATGGAGGCCGGCGTGTCATGACATGGAGGAGCTTCTCCAGTCGGTGGCATTTGGTCACCTGAATTGTGCATGA
- the LOC135628281 gene encoding NAC domain-containing protein 41-like: protein MEPVDLVPSGYRFLPTADELVVDYLANWVAGTPLPGRAVAFADVYGTEPWNLLGSDRKEGYFFAERQPKASGGSRVDRTAGTGSWLLNRRQEPVKSIVDGREIVVGTRSYLSFKDGRRKNSGWTMYEYQMCSSTFETRVLCHVKKTSYQPVSGGKFMKSVESTFTEAATETLTGGSSFVGQKRNREESSTLSSAAPKKPCRCRRVVAHSSGELQSDVSPPPTAVVQQPLSAPVVTPPESRSSSSDTK, encoded by the coding sequence ATGGAGCCCGTCGACCTCGTTCCGTCAGGCTACAGATTCCTTCCCACGGCGGATGAACTCGTGGTcgactacctcgccaactgggtcgccggcacacccctccctggccgcgctgtcgccttcgccgacgtctacggcaccgagccgtggaatcttctcggcagcgatcggaaggagggctatttctttgcggagcgccAGCCCAAGGCCAGCGGCGGCTCTCGCGTCGATCGAACGGCCGGCACCGGTTCTTGGCTTCTGAACAGAAGGCAAGAACCCGTCAAGTCCATCGTCGACGGGCGCGAGATCGTGGTGGGAACAAGGAGCTACCTTTCCTTCAAGGACGGCCGGCGGAAGAACTCTGGGTGGACAATGTATGAATACCAGATGTGTTCATCCACCTTCGAGacacgagttctctgtcacgtgAAGAAGACCTCGTATCAACCCGTCTCCGGCGGCAAGTTCATGAAATCGGTTGAGTCCACGTTCACGGAGGCCGCGACGGAGACGCTCACCGGCGGCAGCAGTTTCGTTGGgcagaagagaaatagagaggaatcttctactctctcatCAGCAGCACCTAAGAAGCCATGCCGATGCCGGCGTGTGGTTGCCCATTCCAGCGGAGAATTgcagtccgacgtctcaccacctccaaccgcggtggtgcaacaGCCTTTATCGGCTCCCGTCGTGACACCCCCGGAGAGtcgttcttcttcctcggatacgAAATAA